ACGCCGGCGTCGGCCAGCGAGAGGCGCACGCCGATCCCCCGCCACCAGCGGTACGGGCCGGTGGGTGCGGCGTCGACGACGTTGCGCCGGGCGGTGCGCAGGTGCCACGGGCCGAACCGGACCACCAGCTCGGCCCGGTCGACGCCGACCCAGGCGGTCGCCGGCCGGACGCCCACCAGCGCGAGCGCCGGTCGGAAGACCGGGTCGAAGCGGAACGCGAACCGGTGCGCCCCGCCGGTCATCGCGCACCACCCCGGCCGGTGGGGCGGGCGGCGCCCGGTCGGGCGGGGCGGGGCGGGGCGACGGGCCGGGGACGGGGTCGGGCGGCGGGCCGCCGGGCCGGGTGACTCATGGCGCGGGCGTACCCCGTGCGGGCCGGCCGACACCCCCCGGGCCGGCCGACCCGCGAACCCCGCACCCCCGCTCCCCCGCCCCGGCGTACCCCCGCCCGCACGGACCGCCCCCGACCTCAGGCCCGACGCCCCCCGGCTGACGGGCCTGATCCGGCGGGGACGCGTCCCCGCGCTCCGCCGGGTGCCGGATGCGGAGCGCGGGGACCCCCCGTCACGGCTACTGCAGGAACGCCCCGAGGGGCGAGAGCAGCAACCGACCGAGCGCCGCGGCGGTGTCGTCCAGCCGCGCGCGCTCGCACTCGTGGGCGGCCGGGTCGTGCCGGCACCGCCAGATCTTCTGCGCGTTGCGCCAGGCGACGTCGCGGGTGTACTCGACCAGTTCCCCCTGGTACCAGTCGTCGATGTCGCCGTTGAGCATGTCGATGAGCAGCTGCCACCGCTCCAGGTAGCCGCGCCGCAGACCGGGGATCTTGTCCGCGAAGATGTTGTTGATCTCCAGGTAGTCGCGGTGCTGGTCGGTGCCGTCCACCGGCTCCGACTCCAGGCTGTCGAACGTGGTCACCAACGCGAACGGCAGGTCGAAGTTGATGTGCGCGTTCACCCCGGCGGCGGCCGACGGCAGCGGGCGGGCGTCCGGCCCGCGCATCCGCTGGAACAGGCAGGCCCACGCCTTCGGCGTGCCCGGGCTGGAGTCGGTCCACAGCCGCATCGCGTCGAAGTAGCGGGCGGCGAACTCCACGTCGAGCCGGGACAGGAACACCGGATCGGCGAACCGGTCGTCGTAGAGGCCGTTCAGCACGCTCTCGGTGATCGTCAGGTACAGCCGGTTGAAGTCGGCCAGCGGGCAGCTCGCCTCCAACGGAGGCAGCCGGACCAGCAGGTCCTGGAGCTTGGTGAGGTGGTCCACCACCGCCGGCACGTCGGCGGGATGGTCGGCGAGCAGATCGACGATGTCCCGATGTACGGGCCCCCACACCGGTTCGGTCATCTCTCCTCCACACTGGTTCCCGGCACCCCCCGTGCCGTCGGCGACGCAGCACAGACTGCCAGCCGGCGACGGCCGGCCGGATCAGT
The nucleotide sequence above comes from Micromonospora sp. M71_S20. Encoded proteins:
- a CDS encoding DUF5995 family protein, with amino-acid sequence MTEPVWGPVHRDIVDLLADHPADVPAVVDHLTKLQDLLVRLPPLEASCPLADFNRLYLTITESVLNGLYDDRFADPVFLSRLDVEFAARYFDAMRLWTDSSPGTPKAWACLFQRMRGPDARPLPSAAAGVNAHINFDLPFALVTTFDSLESEPVDGTDQHRDYLEINNIFADKIPGLRRGYLERWQLLIDMLNGDIDDWYQGELVEYTRDVAWRNAQKIWRCRHDPAAHECERARLDDTAAALGRLLLSPLGAFLQ